The following are encoded together in the Glycine max cultivar Williams 82 chromosome 8, Glycine_max_v4.0, whole genome shotgun sequence genome:
- the LOC100306055 gene encoding uncharacterized protein isoform X1 — MVKKRTRSKFIPASSSFIILFSATMKSSGALATLVLLILLLATTSEAAISCSDVIKDLRPCVSYLVSGSGQPPAACCSGAKALASAATTSEDKKAACNCIKSTSKSININSQLAQALPGNCGITLPVAISPNADCSKVG, encoded by the exons ATGGTGAAAAAAAGAACGAGATCAAAATTCATACCAGCATCATCATCATTTATCATTCTCTTTTCAGCAACCATGAAATCTTCAGGAGCATTAGCTACCCTTGTGCTTCTGATCCTACTTCTCGCCACAACTTCAGAGGCTGCAATTTCATGCAGTGATGTGATCAAGGACTTGAGGCCATGTGTGAGCTACTTGGTGAGTGGCAGTGGACAGCCACCAGCTGCTTGTTGCTCAGGAGCTAAAGCTCTTGCCTCTGCTGCAACAACCTCAGAGGACAAGAAGGCTGCTTGCAACTGCATCAAATCCACTTCCAAGAGTATCAACATTAACTCACAACTGGCTCAGGCTCTTCCGGGGAACTGTGGAATAACCCTTCCTGTGGCTATCTCTCCCAATGCTGATTGTTCCAA GGTTGGTTGA
- the LOC100306055 gene encoding uncharacterized protein LOC100306055 (The RefSeq protein has 1 substitution compared to this genomic sequence) — protein MVKKRTRSKFIPASSSFIILFSATTKSSGALATLVLLILLLATTSEAAISCSDVIKDLRPCVSYLVSGSGQPPAACCSGAKALASAATTSEDKKAACNCIKSTSKSININSQLAQALPGNCGITLPVAISPNADCSKVG, from the exons ATGGTGAAAAAAAGAACGAGATCAAAATTCATACCAGCATCATCATCATTTATCATTCTCTTTTCAGCAACCATGAAATCTTCAGGAGCATTAGCTACCCTTGTGCTTCTGATCCTACTTCTCGCCACAACTTCAGAGGCTGCAATTTCATGCAGTGATGTGATCAAGGACTTGAGGCCATGTGTGAGCTACTTGGTGAGTGGCAGTGGACAGCCACCAGCTGCTTGTTGCTCAGGAGCTAAAGCTCTTGCCTCTGCTGCAACAACCTCAGAGGACAAGAAGGCTGCTTGCAACTGCATCAAATCCACTTCCAAGAGTATCAACATTAACTCACAACTGGCTCAGGCTCTTCCGGGGAACTGTGGAATAACCCTTCCTGTGGCTATCTCTCCCAATGCTGATTGTTCCAA GGTTGGTTGA
- the LOC100786953 gene encoding beta-hexosaminidase 2: MPRTNTITMTKLEPTLFLLLLFMLSCLITVNNAHSTTIINVWPKPRNLTWAPPYQATLIASTFTIITTTTPHHNKHLSAAIIRYQNLVKSEHHHPLVPPGVNISTNLPPLNSLTLTVLDPGAGLVHDVDESYTLSIPPSSSSATLTAKTTWGAMRGLETFSQLAWGNPTCVAVGVHLWDSPLYAHRGIMLDTSRNYFPVKDLLRTVEAMSMNKLNVFHWHVTDSQSFPLVLPSEPALAEKGAYASHMVYSPEDVKRVVEFGLDHGVRVMPEIDSPGHTGSWALAYPEIVACANMFWWPAEGDILAAEPGTGHLNPLNPKTYQVLKNVIRDMTTLFPEPFYHSGADEIVPGCWKTDPTIQKYLSNGGTLSQVLEKFINNTLPFIVSLNRTVVYWEDVLLSETVHVPSTILPKEHVVLQTWNNGHNNTKRIVSSGYRTIVSSSDFYYLDCGHGDFVGNNSIYDQQNGDNKDNGGSWCGPFKTWQTIYNYDIAYGLSEEEAKLVLGGEVALWTEQADSTVLDGRIWPRTSALAESLWSGNRDEKGMKRYAEATDRLNEWRSRMVSRGIGAEPIQPLWCVRNPGMCNTVQ; the protein is encoded by the exons ATGCCTCGTACCAACACCATTACTATGACAAAACTAGAACCAACACTCTTTTTACTACTACTTTTCATGTTGTCATGCCTAATAACAGTGAACAATGCACACTCAACAACAATCATCAACGTGTGGCCAAAACCAAGAAACCTCACGTGGGCCCCACCATACCAAGCCACCCTCATTGCCTCCACATTCACCATCATCACCACCACAACTCCCCACCACAACAAACACCTCTCCGCCGCCATCATCCGCTACCAAAACCTCGTAAAATCCGAGCACCACCACCCACTTGTCCCCCCAGGGGTGAACATCTCCACAAACCTCCCACCACTGAATTCCCTCACCCTCACTGTCCTTGATCCCGGTGCAGGACTCGTCCACGACGTGGACGAGTCCTACACCCTCTCCATCCCCCCTTCTTCCTCCTCAGCCACCCTCACTGCAAAGACCACGTGGGGAGCCATGCGAGGCCTGGAGACGTTCTCCCAGCTCGCATGGGGCAACCCCACGTGCGTTGCAGTGGGGGTCCACTTGTGGGATTCCCCGCTCTACGCCCACCGTGGCATCATGCTTGACACTTCAAGGAACTATTTTCCAGTGAAGGACTTGTTGAGGACAGTGGAAGCCATGAGCATGAACAAGCTCAACGTGTTCCACTGGCACGTCACGGACTCGCAGTCTTTCCCATTGGTCCTTCCTTCGGAGCCTGCTTTGGCTGAAAAGGGTGCTTATGCCTCTCACATGGTGTACTCACCAGAGGATGTGAAAAGGGTTGTGGAGTTTGGTCTTGATCATGGGGTTCGTGTTATGCCTGAGATTGACTCACCTG GGCACACTGGATCTTGGGCTTTAGCCTACCCTGAAATTGTAGCTTGTGCCAACATGTTCTGGTGGCCAGCAGAAGGTGACATTCTTGCTGCAGAACCAGGAACAGGTCATTTGAACCCTCTAAACCCCAAGACTTACCAAGTCCTAAAGAACGTAATTCGTGACATGACAACGTTGTTTCCAGAACCATTTTACCACTCAGGTGCTGATGAGATTGTACCAGGTTGCTGGAAAACTGATCCCACAATTCAGAAGTATCTGTCAAATGGTGGAACTCTCAGCCAAGTTCTTGAGAAGTTCATCAACAACACTCTCCCTTTCATAGTGTCCCTCAACCGAACCGTCGTCTATTGGGAAGATGTTTTGCTAAGTGAAACAGTCCATGTGCCATCCACAATTCTTCCCAAGGAGCATGTGGTTTTGCAGACATGGAACAATGGACACAACAACACCAAAAGGATTGTTTCCTCGGGGTATCGCACCATTGTGTCGTCATCAGACTTCTACTATCTGGATTGTGGCCATGGTGACTTTGTAGGGAATAATAGTATCTATGATCAGCAAAATGGGGATAACAAAGACAACGGTGGCTCTTGGTGTGGACCTTTCAAGACATGGCAAACCATATACAATTATGACATAGCATATGGGTTGAGTGAGGAAGAAGCAAAGttggttttgggtggggaagtGGCACTTTGGACAGAACAAGCTGATTCTACTGTTTTGGATGGAAGAATTTGGCCAAGAACTTCTGCGTTGGCTGAGTCATTATGGTCAGGAAATAGGGATGAAAAGGGTATGAAGAGATATGCAGAGGCCACAGATAGATTGAATGAATGGAGAAGCAGAATGGTAAGTAGAGGAATAGGTGCTGAGCCTATTCAGCCACTTTGGTGTGTTAGAAACCCTGGCATGTGCAACACAGTTCAATAA